The Halomonas binhaiensis nucleotide sequence AGCCAGGGCAATGATCAGCATCACGATGCCGGAGATCACGGCGGCTTCGCCAAACAGTGCCCACAGGTCCTTGAGCGACAGCTCCCTGGTCCACCACAAGCCGATGACAACGCCATAGGCCACTGCCACTACCGCCGCTTCTGTCGGAGTGAACAGGCCACTGCGCAAGCCGCCCAGAATCAGCACCGGAGCAAAAAGAGCCGGTATGGCCTGGCGAAAGCTCTCACCCAAAGGAGGACGCTCGACACCATCCGGTTTCTCCCAGCCATGCCGACGAGACAACCACAGCGCAGGTATCAACAGCGACAGGCCTGCCAGTATTCCCGGGAACAACCCGGCAGCGAACAAGGCGCGCAAGTCCACTCCGGGCACCACGATGGAATACAGGATCAGTGCCACAGAAGGTGGTATCAGGATGGCTGTGGAGGCCGAAGCGGCGATAAGAGTAGCCGAAAACGGCTTGGGATAACCGGCTCGGGTCATGCTGGGCAACATCACCATGGCCACGGCTGCCGCATCGGCAGGACCGGAACCACTCATGCCCCCCATGATCATGCACACCAGCACGGCCACCACGGCAAGGCCACCATGACGAGGACCTATCAGTGCCTGAGCAAATCGCACCAGACGGGCCGCCACACCGGAGCGTTCGAAGATCAGCCCCGTGAGAATGAACAGTGGAATCGCAATCAAGGGGTACTTGGCGATGCTGTTGTAGGTATTGGTGCCCAAGGTGGACAGCATCGCTGGCGGCAGTCCGGCAATGATACCGACCGCTCCGGAAAGTCCCAGGGAAAAGGCCACCGGCACCCCAACCAGC carries:
- a CDS encoding TRAP transporter large permease yields the protein MTPDLWMLVTFLAFLLVGVPVAFSLGLSGAVGIIAGLPPAMLSTLGTNTYNSIAKYPLIAIPLFILTGLIFERSGVAARLVRFAQALIGPRHGGLAVVAVLVCMIMGGMSGSGPADAAAVAMVMLPSMTRAGYPKPFSATLIAASASTAILIPPSVALILYSIVVPGVDLRALFAAGLFPGILAGLSLLIPALWLSRRHGWEKPDGVERPPLGESFRQAIPALFAPVLILGGLRSGLFTPTEAAVVAVAYGVVIGLWWTRELSLKDLWALFGEAAVISGIVMLIIALAGIFAWAGTMLGTFRHLAEWVIGLTDNGALLLVLVMLAVLAAGMLLDAISIYLIMMPILIPVMQHFDWNPVWFGILLAMNIAIGQFTPPVAVNLMVTAEVARIRLEQTVGWALLFVVAMGSALAVVALFPEIALWLPRVLGYNV